Part of the Moorena sp. SIOASIH genome, AGAGGTGACTTGGGAAGCTTTGGAACTCGCAGCACAAAATCCTCAAGAATTGGAGCAAACTAAAACAGGTATATTTATCGGTATCTGTAGTAGTGACTACTCACAAAATTTAGTTAGTCGTAGTACTGAAGCAATTGATGCCTATCTCGGCAGTGGCAATGCCCACAGTACAGCATCAGGGCGAATCTCCTACATACTTGGGCTAACAGGGCCGAGTTTAGCAGTAGATACCGCCTGTTCTTCTTCTTTGGTAAGTGTCCATTTGGCTTGCTCCAGTCTCCGGAATCAAGAATGTAATTTAGCTATTGCAGGAGGAGTTAATTGCTTGATTTCTCCAGGAACTACTATTACCCTTTCTAAAGCCCAAATGTTATCTCCTGAAGGTCGGTGTAAGACTTTTGATGCTTCTGCTAATGGCTTTGTTCGTGGTGAGGGATGTGGATTAGTGGTTCTCAAACGTTTATCAGATGCTTTGAGTGATGGAGATAATATCCTAGCAGTGATTCGTGGAACAGCTATTAACCAAGATGGTCGTACCAGCGGTTTAACGGTTCCTAATGGTCCTTCTCAGCAAACGGTTATTCGTCAAGCTTTGGAAAATGGGGGAGTAGATCCAGCTCAAGTCAGTTATGTAGAAGCCCATGGTACAGGAACTTCTTTGGGAGACCCCATTGAAATAGGAGCTTTGGGAGCTGTATTTGGAAGAACTCATTCTGTTGAGCAACCATTGTTAGTTGGTTCGGTTAAGACTAACATTGGTCACTTGGAAGGGGCAGCAGGAATTGCCGGTTTAATCAAGATAGTCTTACAACTGCAACATCAACAGATTGCACCTCACTTGCACCTAAGCAAGCCTAATCCCTATATTAATTGGTCAGAATTACCAGTGCAGATCCCTACCCAAGTAACTCCTTGGCAAAGAAATGATTCGCCTCGGTTTGCTGGTGTTAGTTCCTTTGGCTTTAGTGGCACAAATGCTCATATAGTCTTGGAAGAAGCCCCCATTCAACTCAAAAGTCAAAAGCAATGGGACTCTACACCTTCCAAAGGTGTAAGGGAAAGCTCGACAAAACAGTCAAAAGTCAAAACTGAAGAAATTTTAGAGCGCCCTGTTAATCTATTAACGCTATCAGCTAAAACAGAAAAAGCTCTCGAAGAATTAGTAGGTCGTTATCACAATCATCTAAAAACTCATCATGAACAAGCTCTGGCAGACATTTGTTATACCGCTAACACAGGACGCGCCCATTTTAATCATCGACTGGCTATTATTGCCTCTAACCAACAGGAATTAGCTGAAAAACTGCTGGGCTACAAAACGAGGTCTGAAGTAGTAGGGCTGTTCTCTGGGTCGCTCCCTAGTATTACCACCTCACCAAAGGTAGCTTTCTTATTCACTGGTCAAGGTTCCCAGTATATCAATATGGGACTGGAACTCTATAACAGCTCTCCTGTATTCCGTCAAGCTTTAGACCAATGCGATGAAATTCTCCGTGGAGAACTAGAGCATCCACTGCTTTCTGTTTTCTATCCTCACACAACAACGGATGAAGTTGATTCATCTTTACTAGACCAAACGGCTTACACCCAACCAGCCTTATTTGCCATAGAATATGCCTTAGCTCAATTATGGCAATCTTGGGGAATTCAACCGCAGATCGTGATGGGTCACAGCGTAGGAGAATATGTGGCAGCAACAATAGCTGGAGTCTTTAGTTTAGAAGATGGTCTGAAACTAATTGCTACCAGGGGCAGGTTGATGCAGCAGCTACCCCCTGGAGGCGAGATGGTGTCGGTGATGGCATCGGAATCAAAAATTCGTTCGCTGATAGCTGCATACACAGACCAAGTTTCCCTAGCTGCGATTAATGGCCCCGAAGCTGTAGTAATTTCCGGTAAAGCTCAAGTAATTGCCCAAATCTGTAGCAAACTAGAATCTGATGGAGTTAAGACTAAACGACTACAAGTTTCCCACGCCTTCCATTCCCCCTTAATGGAACCAGTGTTAGCTGACTTTGAAGCAGTAGCTGAACAACTGACCTACAATAAACCCCAAATTCCTCTAATATCTAATGTTACTGGCCTAAGAGCAGACGAGGTAATCTCAACAGCGAGTTACTGGGTAAATCATCTGTGCCAACCAGTGAGGTTTGCCCAAGGAATGGAGACTTTGCATCAGCAAGGCTATGAAATCTTTTTAGAAATTGGACCTAAACCTGTTTTGTTAGGGATGGGACGGCAGTGTTTATCGGAGATAGAAGGGATGTTTTTACCTTCAATACGTCCTGCTGTGGATGAATGGCAACAAATACTTTCTAGTTTAGGACAGTTGTATGTGCAAGGAGTCAAAGTAGATTGGTCAGGGTTTGACCAGAAATATGCCTATCAAAAACTATTATTGCCTACTTATCCTTTCCAGAGGCAACGTTATTGGGTAGAAGCGGCTAACAATGGACGCCAAAGAAATAGCCTAGTTACCTCACAAGACGCTAGCAATTTAATTTTTCACCTTCCCAATCAAGTGGAAATTGAAGCTGTAGCTCAAAAATTGCAAGAAACAGGAAACTTTTCTCCCGAACAGCTTCAGTTGCTCCCAGATATTCTAAAGGTTTTAGCTCAAGAAGAGCAGCAACAATTGGCAGCTACTGTACATTCAGCAACAGTATTAACTAAGAACGAGCAGCTTTTGGAACAACTAAAAACTGTTTCAGACAGCGAAAGAAAAAACATATTGCTCGTATACATTCAAGGTGAAGTGGCTCGACTGATCGGTATAACAATATCCCAAATAGATGTACAGCAACCTTTGACGATGATGGGGGTTGACTCTTTGATGGCCGCTGAATTGCGAAATGTTTTTCAACGACAGATAGAAGTGGATTTACCAATTGAAAAACTGATGGAAGGTCTAAGCATCACCCAAATTGTAAGTTTATTAAATGAGCAATTATTGTTGCAAGAAATCAGTTTACAAAGCAATTTATCCGAAGATGATTTAATTGAAGATATGGAGGAAATTACATTATGAACCTAGAGCAAGTTTTATCTCAAATCTCCAGTCGAGGTATTAAATTATCTGCGGCAGGTAATGAACTTAAAATTCGTGCCCCTAAAGGATCATTAACACCAGATATTCGTGATACTATTGCTCAAAATAAGGCAGACTTAATAAAGTTAATCCAGCAAAAAAGCAATAATCAAAGTGCAAATTCTATCCCTTTAGTTCCGGTTAAAATAAATGGAAAGCTACCTTTATCATTTCAACAAGAACGCCTCTGGACTGTGCATCAGCTACTTCCGAATAGTTCAGCTCTTAATGTAACTCAAGTTATTAAATTGACAGGTACATTGAATATTCCTGTTCTCCAATCCAGTCTCAATGAAATTGTTAATCGCCATGAAGTTCTACGGACTAATTTTAGTTTAGTTGCAGGTTCTTTTGTGCAGATAGTCGTTCCTAATTTAGATGTAACAATTTCAGTAGAGGATTATCAAGATTTAAGCTCAACTCAGCAAGCAAGTAGTATTAAAGAAGTCTTAGAAGCAGAATCACAATACTGCTTTAAGCTAGAACAAGCGCCTTTATTTCGATTCAGACTGCTAAGACTAACTGATACAGATGCAAATTTGATACTGGTACTACATCACATTATCTGTGATGCTTTATCCAACAATTTCTTGATTAGTGAGCTCTTAACTGTTTATGACGCTCTGCTCCAAGGAAAGCAATCTCCACTACCAGAACTAGAAATTCAATATGGGGATTATGCTGTTTGGCAGCGAAAGTGGTTACAGGGAGAGGTATTAAAGGAAGGAATAAATTACTGGAAAGAGCAATTGACTGGTAAGCCTAGTCTCTATCCCATACCAGTTGACCGCTTACCAATTGCCGGGTCTAATTATCAAAGTCTGAAAAAATCATTTAAGATACCTCGTAGTACATGGTCTATTGTTCAACAACTAAGTAATCAAACAGGTTTAAGCCCCTTCATGGTATTGTTATCAGCATTCTATGTACTGATACTTCAATATTCAGAAAAACCCGATTTTGTGGTAGGAGTTCCTGTATCAGGTAGACCTCATCATAAACTTCAGTTCTTCATTGGCTGTTTTGCAGATTTGATCCTACTTCGCGCTAACATTTCAGGTAATCAAACATTTGAAGAGTTAGTCAATGAAGTTCAGAAATTTACCCTGAAGGCTTATGCACATCAGCACATTCCTTTCAACCATGTATTTGAGTTGATTGAACCTCCAAGATATGGTGAACAATACAGAAATTTATTTCAAATTTTATTTGATTATATTAATGTAGGAGAAATTACCAAAAGCTATTCTAATTTTAGTTCAACTCTAGGGGAAGGAAAAGCACCTATAGATATAGATATATTTTTGGCTTTACTGAAATTAGATGAAGATTTAATCGGGGAGTTAACATACAATGCTAGTCTGTTTGAAGAAGATACAATTTCAGGTTTAGTTGATTCTTACTTGCTGATTTTAGAACAATGTACCTCTGCTCCAAAAACTAGGCTTAATGAAATAGAATTGTCAGAAAAGCTCAAGGCTAAAAAAGCGGAAATAAATAGTATTTCCAGAAAGCAGGCTATGGTAAAGGCAGCCTTAAGCTTACTTCCTGGGGTAGAAGATGGCTGTGTCGTGGCTAGAGAGAATGAATTAGTTGCTTATGTAGTCACTTCCGGTAATTTATCTATAGAGACAATACAATCACACTTACAGTCTAATTTACCTCCTGAATTACTCCCTTGTGCTTATGTACCAGTGTCAGTATTACCCCTAACAGCATCAGGAAAAATAGACGAAAAAGCCCTAGAAGCTATAGCAGTAATCGACTCCAAATTAATAGAAAATTGGGAAGAAAAACTGCGCTCTCATCCACAAATAGAACAAGCAGCAGTAGTAGTACAGCCAAAGCAAGGCAAAGTTCCCCCACCAGTTCATATATTAGACCTAATTCCCGAAGCAACACCAACAGTAAACTTCTCTACCACCACAGCAGCAGTTTCATCTTTGGTAGAAACATCCCAACCAGAAAACCAAACAGCAGTTGTACCCGCCCTCAGTGATGGAGGTCAATTAACAATTCCAGAAAATGCACCTTTAACCTTAACTGAAGCACTAATTCAAACAGCAACTCAGTATCAACAAACAGAAATAGTCTATATCCTTTCCGATAAAGAACAAGTATGCCAAACCTATAGTAGTTTATTGGCAGAAGCCAAATGCACATTAAACGGTTTACACCATCAAGGCTTAAAAGCCGGAGACCGAATCATACTTCAAATCGAATCCCTGCGAGATTATTTTCCTGCACTATGGGGGTGTATTCTGGGAGGAATTCAACCAGTAACTGTAGCCGTAGCTAAAACTTATCAACAGCCAAATGCTGTAGTCAAAAAATTATACAATACCTGGGAACTACTGGAACATCCACCAATATTAGCCAGTGAATCCCTCCTGGAACAATTACAAAATTTGCAAAAAATACTTCCAATATCAGGAGCGCAAGTTTTGTCCGTAGAAAGGATGAGAAACTATTCAGCTACTGAAGAAATTTACCACAGTCAGCCTGATGATGTTGCTTTCTTACAATTAACTTCAGGCAGTACGGGAGTACCCAAATGTATTCAAGAAACTCACCAAGGTATTGTCACCCATATCCATGCAGCTCAACAATTTAATGGATATCAAGCAGAAGATATTTCCTTGAATTGGTTGCCAGTAGATCATGTAGTTCCTATACTAACTTGTCACTTCAAAGATACTTATCTAGGTTGTCAACAAATAGAAGTGGCAACAGATGTGGTGTTAGCCAACCCCACTATCTGGTTAGATTTGATGGAAAAGTATCGAGTTTCCCATACCTGGACACCAAATTTTGGCTTCAAGCTAGTAAGTGATGCTATCTCCAAAGTACCTCATTTAAGTTGGGATTTGTCTTCAGTGAAATTCTTGATGAATGCAGGAGAGCAAGTAACTCCCAAAGTAGTACGAGAATTTCTCAAGTTAGTGGCTCCCTTTGGAGTACCTTCCCAAGCCATGCAGCCAGCGTTTGGCATGGCAGAAGTATGTACTTGCATGACTTATCAAAATCAGTTTGATGCTGCATCAGGTATCCATCGCATCCAAAAATCTTCCTTAGGAGGACAGTTGGTTAAAGGAGAAGCAACCGATACAGATGTCATAGAATTTACCGACCTAGGTGCCCCCGTACCAGGAGTTCAAATTCGCATTACCGATGAGAATGATCAACTGTTACCAGAAGGTATGATTGGTAGGTTCCAAATCAAAGGCAAGGTAGTAACGCCTGGTTACTTGCATAATCCTCAAGCGAACTCAGAAGCCTTTGTGGGAGATGGCTGGTTCAACAGTGGTGATTTAGGTTTTATCCTGGATGGAAAACTGGTGTTAACCGGTCGAGAAAAAGAGTTAATTATTATTAATGGTGTTAACTATTATTGCTACGAAATTGAAGATACCGTTAATAACCTTGAGGGAGTAGAACCGACTTTTACTGGAGCAGTTAGTTTTTCTCAACCAGAAACGGGAACAGAAGGGTTAGCAATTTTCTTTACACCGAAACAGCGACAGCTGGAGTTGAACATCGAATTAGTCAAAACTATTCGGCAAGAAGTATCATCTCAACTAGGCATTACCCCCACTTATGTCATACCGATATCAGGTGCAGAATTTCCCAAGACAACAAGCGGTAAAATTCAACGGGGACGATTGAAAAAGATGCTATTGGATGGGGAATATCAAGAAGTAATCAAAAAGCTTGATATATTACTAGAAAGCAGCAACACCATACCTAAGTGGTTTTACCGCAAAAATTGGCGACAGAAAGAAGCTAGTGTTTTTCCTATTCCAACGCAGATAGGTGCAACATTAATCTTTGTTGATGACTCAGGATTAGGAAATTTATTGTCAGAAAAATTAGATAAATTTCATCAACCCTCGATCCTAGTTTCTTTGGGCTCAGAATACCTTAAAATCAGCGATCGCCACTATATTATTGCTCCGACAAATTTCAACCATTATCAACAATTATTTGAGTGCATAGCAGTTACAAAAACACCTATTAGTCGGATATTACATCTAGGTCATTACCAAGAGCACACCGGAGAAATTAACGACATAGAAAGCCTGGAACAATCCCAGAGCAAAGGAATTTATAGTTTAGTGAACCTAGTTCAAGCCTTAGAGCAAGTTCAAGGAACACAACACCGAGTGCAGTTACTGTTTATAGGCAGTCACACTCAGTTAGTCCAATCAACAGACAAAATAACTTGCGAAAAAGCGACAGTATTAGGGTTGCTTAAAACTATTCCCCAGGAAATACCCTGGTTAAGCTGTACTCACATAGACTTACCAGTAGCAGACATAGAGGTAAATGCTGATTACATTTGGCAAGAACTATGTAGTGTTTTCACGGAACCAGAAATAGCTTACAGAGAAGGGAAAAGAATGGCTTCAGGTTTAGAAGCAGTGGATTTTACATCTGAACCGCAGCAGAAACTACCCTTGAGAAAGGAAGGAATTTATTTAGTAAGTGGTGGTCTTGGAGGAATTGGAGTCGAAATTACCCAGTATATATTAGAGCATTACCAAGCAAAAGTAATATTGGTAGGTCGAACAGCTCTCGAAGAAGCAGACAACTTATCGGCAAAGATGCTGGCGTACCGAAAGTTGCAGCGACTTTCAGGAAAAGTAATATATCAAGCAGTAGATATCTGCAATTTAGAACAGCTACAACAGGCAGTAGCTCAGTCATTATCTGAGCTAGGCGGATCTAAACTAGATGGAATTATTCATCTAGCAGGGATCTACCATGAACAACTGTTATCATCGGAAACTCAAGACAGTATAGCTGCACTGCTACGTCCAAAGGTTTTAGGAACCTGGGTGTTGCATCAACTGCTCAAAGATAATGATGATGCTTTGTTCATCCATTTCTCATCTATATATGGTTTCTTTGGCGCTACAGCTCTAGCTGCCTATTCAGCAGCTAATAGTTTTCAAACCGCATTCTGCGATTATCAAAAAACTCAGGGAAACCAGCAAACCTATTGCTTAGCTTGGAGTATATGGGATGAGATGGGGATGAGTCAGGGATACAAAATGAAGGAATTTAGCCGTGCCAAAGGTTATTATGCTCTAACACCATCCCAAGGAATCTATTCTCTGTTAGCTGCTCTGTGTCACGAGCACAATAATTTGCTAGTGGGTTTGGATAATAGCAAGCCTCAGATACAACGATTGCTTTGGGACGATCGTAGTTTACAACAGTTAACCGCTTATTTTACTGCCAAAACAACAGAGTTTCCCGTCAGTCAATTGCAAGATTTGCAGGTACGCGATCGCTT contains:
- a CDS encoding SDR family NAD(P)-dependent oxidoreductase yields the protein MNLEQVLSQISSRGIKLSAAGNELKIRAPKGSLTPDIRDTIAQNKADLIKLIQQKSNNQSANSIPLVPVKINGKLPLSFQQERLWTVHQLLPNSSALNVTQVIKLTGTLNIPVLQSSLNEIVNRHEVLRTNFSLVAGSFVQIVVPNLDVTISVEDYQDLSSTQQASSIKEVLEAESQYCFKLEQAPLFRFRLLRLTDTDANLILVLHHIICDALSNNFLISELLTVYDALLQGKQSPLPELEIQYGDYAVWQRKWLQGEVLKEGINYWKEQLTGKPSLYPIPVDRLPIAGSNYQSLKKSFKIPRSTWSIVQQLSNQTGLSPFMVLLSAFYVLILQYSEKPDFVVGVPVSGRPHHKLQFFIGCFADLILLRANISGNQTFEELVNEVQKFTLKAYAHQHIPFNHVFELIEPPRYGEQYRNLFQILFDYINVGEITKSYSNFSSTLGEGKAPIDIDIFLALLKLDEDLIGELTYNASLFEEDTISGLVDSYLLILEQCTSAPKTRLNEIELSEKLKAKKAEINSISRKQAMVKAALSLLPGVEDGCVVARENELVAYVVTSGNLSIETIQSHLQSNLPPELLPCAYVPVSVLPLTASGKIDEKALEAIAVIDSKLIENWEEKLRSHPQIEQAAVVVQPKQGKVPPPVHILDLIPEATPTVNFSTTTAAVSSLVETSQPENQTAVVPALSDGGQLTIPENAPLTLTEALIQTATQYQQTEIVYILSDKEQVCQTYSSLLAEAKCTLNGLHHQGLKAGDRIILQIESLRDYFPALWGCILGGIQPVTVAVAKTYQQPNAVVKKLYNTWELLEHPPILASESLLEQLQNLQKILPISGAQVLSVERMRNYSATEEIYHSQPDDVAFLQLTSGSTGVPKCIQETHQGIVTHIHAAQQFNGYQAEDISLNWLPVDHVVPILTCHFKDTYLGCQQIEVATDVVLANPTIWLDLMEKYRVSHTWTPNFGFKLVSDAISKVPHLSWDLSSVKFLMNAGEQVTPKVVREFLKLVAPFGVPSQAMQPAFGMAEVCTCMTYQNQFDAASGIHRIQKSSLGGQLVKGEATDTDVIEFTDLGAPVPGVQIRITDENDQLLPEGMIGRFQIKGKVVTPGYLHNPQANSEAFVGDGWFNSGDLGFILDGKLVLTGREKELIIINGVNYYCYEIEDTVNNLEGVEPTFTGAVSFSQPETGTEGLAIFFTPKQRQLELNIELVKTIRQEVSSQLGITPTYVIPISGAEFPKTTSGKIQRGRLKKMLLDGEYQEVIKKLDILLESSNTIPKWFYRKNWRQKEASVFPIPTQIGATLIFVDDSGLGNLLSEKLDKFHQPSILVSLGSEYLKISDRHYIIAPTNFNHYQQLFECIAVTKTPISRILHLGHYQEHTGEINDIESLEQSQSKGIYSLVNLVQALEQVQGTQHRVQLLFIGSHTQLVQSTDKITCEKATVLGLLKTIPQEIPWLSCTHIDLPVADIEVNADYIWQELCSVFTEPEIAYREGKRMASGLEAVDFTSEPQQKLPLRKEGIYLVSGGLGGIGVEITQYILEHYQAKVILVGRTALEEADNLSAKMLAYRKLQRLSGKVIYQAVDICNLEQLQQAVAQSLSELGGSKLDGIIHLAGIYHEQLLSSETQDSIAALLRPKVLGTWVLHQLLKDNDDALFIHFSSIYGFFGATALAAYSAANSFQTAFCDYQKTQGNQQTYCLAWSIWDEMGMSQGYKMKEFSRAKGYYALTPSQGIYSLLAALCHEHNNLLVGLDNSKPQIQRLLWDDRSLQQLTAYFTAKTTEFPVSQLQDLQVRDRFGTITKIVPSAFIQLESLPLTAKGEIDRKRLQSTHKNIPSQAENKLAKTETEQKIAAIWQEVLQLGEIGIYDNFFELGGQSILLIKVYGKLQEIFDVKLKVIDLLTHPTVHSLSQFITGEGAKESRKKREVSHDKRLNKRYAQKERSNIRKQLRHRR
- a CDS encoding type I polyketide synthase — its product is MNSNQEQNYLKLIKVASDKIANLEAELKTLKSNNSSQAIAIIGMGCRFPGGGAGPQEFWDILHQGVDAISEVPQDRWSIDDYYDPDPETPGKMYSRYGGFIEQIQEFDPHFFGISGRETISLDPQQRLLLEVTWEALELAAQNPQELEQTKTGIFIGICSSDYSQNLVSRSTEAIDAYLGSGNAHSTASGRISYILGLTGPSLAVDTACSSSLVSVHLACSSLRNQECNLAIAGGVNCLISPGTTITLSKAQMLSPEGRCKTFDASANGFVRGEGCGLVVLKRLSDALSDGDNILAVIRGTAINQDGRTSGLTVPNGPSQQTVIRQALENGGVDPAQVSYVEAHGTGTSLGDPIEIGALGAVFGRTHSVEQPLLVGSVKTNIGHLEGAAGIAGLIKIVLQLQHQQIAPHLHLSKPNPYINWSELPVQIPTQVTPWQRNDSPRFAGVSSFGFSGTNAHIVLEEAPIQLKSQKQWDSTPSKGVRESSTKQSKVKTEEILERPVNLLTLSAKTEKALEELVGRYHNHLKTHHEQALADICYTANTGRAHFNHRLAIIASNQQELAEKLLGYKTRSEVVGLFSGSLPSITTSPKVAFLFTGQGSQYINMGLELYNSSPVFRQALDQCDEILRGELEHPLLSVFYPHTTTDEVDSSLLDQTAYTQPALFAIEYALAQLWQSWGIQPQIVMGHSVGEYVAATIAGVFSLEDGLKLIATRGRLMQQLPPGGEMVSVMASESKIRSLIAAYTDQVSLAAINGPEAVVISGKAQVIAQICSKLESDGVKTKRLQVSHAFHSPLMEPVLADFEAVAEQLTYNKPQIPLISNVTGLRADEVISTASYWVNHLCQPVRFAQGMETLHQQGYEIFLEIGPKPVLLGMGRQCLSEIEGMFLPSIRPAVDEWQQILSSLGQLYVQGVKVDWSGFDQKYAYQKLLLPTYPFQRQRYWVEAANNGRQRNSLVTSQDASNLIFHLPNQVEIEAVAQKLQETGNFSPEQLQLLPDILKVLAQEEQQQLAATVHSATVLTKNEQLLEQLKTVSDSERKNILLVYIQGEVARLIGITISQIDVQQPLTMMGVDSLMAAELRNVFQRQIEVDLPIEKLMEGLSITQIVSLLNEQLLLQEISLQSNLSEDDLIEDMEEITL